The genome window AAGTTGTAATGTGAAATATTTGCCCCGTTATATGGAAAAATGGCGCTATGCCTAAAATCTTATCGTTTCCATTAAACCTGAACCATTCCCTATAGATGTATGATGAAGCGTAAATGTTGGAATGGGTTATTGGAACTCCCTTGGGTTTTCCAGTAGTTCCAGAAGTGTAAACTAAAAGGGCTAAATCGCTACTAGCTACCTTGACGTCGTCAATTCTCTTATTGCTCTTTAAGTCTAATTCTTCTTCACAATCATCAACAATCTTCCACTTCTCCTTATATTCTGGAGGGATTTCATGGAAAGTATTTGGGTTAGTGTGTATAGTTTGGATTAGATTCTTTACTTTTGACTCACATGAAGCTATTGCAATCTTAGCGTTTGAATCGGATATAAGGTACTTTAATTCATTTTCAGTATACGAGGGGTTTATCGGTAATATGATTCCTCCTAATTTCCAAACAGCGTATTCTGCTATGATGAACTGAGGAATGTTTTGTGTTGAAAGTATTATTACATCCCCCTTTTTGACGTATTCGGATAATTGGGATGCTACAGAATTGACCATCATTCCTAGCTGTTGAAATGTTATTTTAGTACCAAAGTAATTAATAGAAACTTTATCCTTAAACTCGTTTATACTTTTCTCTAATACTTCAACTTGTGTTTTAGATGTCCAACTTTTCTTTTCCCCACTTATTATCATTATAAGTTTTTTATGGCCTTATGGTAATTAAGTTTCCTCTTTATCTGTACACGATAATCATGGATAATCTATATTTCCAAAGATAAATATAACTACTATATGTAAAGCATTTTGTTTATAAAATTCTTCTTGCTATATAATTTACTTATGAGTAAGAGAGGAGAAGAAGATGTTTACATGAAAGGTACCGGGTTTGAGATAATAGGAGTTAGACCAATACCCAAAAACTCCAGATATATGAATACCTCAAAAATCTTCATCTTCTGGCGATGGCAAGTGCATCTGCCATAACTCCTCTAATAGGTTATCTATTGCAAAACGTAGGTCTTTACTATTTGTTAATGTCATTTACCATTTCACTTTTAATCGGTATTATACCAGCTGGATTATTTTCTGAAATGGGTAGACAATTTCCGGTCCCAGCCCTAGTAGTCTCTAGAAGAACGTGTGGGTACTTAACTTCCAATGCGTTATCATTACTCTATACTGTAGTTAACATAGGATGGTTTGGGTTAAATGATATTACTGGTGGATTAATAGTAGCTTCACTGACTCACACTAATCCCGTAATATGGTATATTGCGTTCGGCATTATTCAAATAATGTTGGTACTTTACGGAGCTAAACTATTAGAGTACTTTTATAGATATACTGCACCGCTACTTATCATCTGTTATGCAGTTTTGACGTATTTTCTCTTTATCTATTTCAAAATAGACTGGAACCGAATCTTAAATACTGGTAACGTTGATTGGGGACTTGCCGTAGGTTTAGTTCTGTCTTTCTCGATCTTGTCATGGACTTATAAAATCTCAACTGCGACCAGATTTGCTAAAGAAGAAGGGAACAAAGTAACATATTTCATAGCCGCACCTTTAGGAATAATGATTCCAGTTTACTTAATGGGAATATTGGGCTATATATCACAAGTGTCTGCAGGGAACTGGAACATACCAGCAGTATCATTTCCCGTAACAAGCGGTCTAATAGGGATAATAATAGCCATAGCGTCAATTGGTGCATCCTTAGCAATACTCCACACTAATGCGATGAACTTATACCCAGCAGTTGCTGACTTATTAACCGCATTACAGCCAGTATTGAAAAAAAGGGAAAACATGACACAACCCATTGCAGCAATCATTTTAGGCATAGCCGGTTCCATTGCAGCAATTTTAGGCATATTACAAAATGCTACTAACTTCCTTCTTTTCGTAGGAGATATTATATTTCCATACACCTTCATTGTGTTAATAGATTGGTACCTTAGAATATGGCCTAACATGAAACAAGGTAAAATAGCCCCAAATGACTTCTATTCTTTTCAAAAATCAATACGTGATAATTTAAACCCATATGCACTTGTTGCTACAGTAATAGGGACTATCCTTAACGTTATTAGCATACCAATGCTGACTCCTTTATTCAATTACTTCCCGCAAGAACTTTTCGGTTCTTTAATAGGAGCACTACTATATTATCTATTTATAAAGTTAAAATTGGTAAAATAATAAGGGATAAGTATGGTTAAAATAATTGGCATGATACACTTACCTCCACTACCCGGTTCGCCTAGGAATACTATGAGTTTAGAAGAAGTTGTGGAGTATGCATTATCAGAGGCCAAAACGTTGGAAAAGGCTGGAGTTGATGCTATAATTGTTGAGAATTTGGGAGATTACCCGTTCTTCAAAGATCAGGTTCCCGCAATTACTATAGCGTCAATGGCTGTAATAGTTAGGGAAGTGGTTAGGAATTCATCACTGGAAGTTGGCGTTAACGTATTAAGGAATGCATGCATTCAAGCCTTTGAAGTAGCTCACGTTACTGGTGCTGACTTCATAAGATGTAATGTTCTTAATGGAGCTTACGTCACAGACCAAGGTATAATAGAGGGAAGGGGAGCAGAGTTATTAAGAGACAAGAGGTATCTGAACTCCAATATTAAAATTTACGCTGATGTTCACGTAAAACACGCTTATCCCTTATATAATGTCGATATTGAAATCGCAGCAGAAGATCTTGCTGAAAGAGGAGGTGCTGACGCAATTATCG of Sulfolobus sp. E5-1-F contains these proteins:
- a CDS encoding purine-cytosine permease family protein, which codes for MASASAITPLIGYLLQNVGLYYLLMSFTISLLIGIIPAGLFSEMGRQFPVPALVVSRRTCGYLTSNALSLLYTVVNIGWFGLNDITGGLIVASLTHTNPVIWYIAFGIIQIMLVLYGAKLLEYFYRYTAPLLIICYAVLTYFLFIYFKIDWNRILNTGNVDWGLAVGLVLSFSILSWTYKISTATRFAKEEGNKVTYFIAAPLGIMIPVYLMGILGYISQVSAGNWNIPAVSFPVTSGLIGIIIAIASIGASLAILHTNAMNLYPAVADLLTALQPVLKKRENMTQPIAAIILGIAGSIAAILGILQNATNFLLFVGDIIFPYTFIVLIDWYLRIWPNMKQGKIAPNDFYSFQKSIRDNLNPYALVATVIGTILNVISIPMLTPLFNYFPQELFGSLIGALLYYLFIKLKLVK
- a CDS encoding BtpA/SgcQ family protein → MVKIIGMIHLPPLPGSPRNTMSLEEVVEYALSEAKTLEKAGVDAIIVENLGDYPFFKDQVPAITIASMAVIVREVVRNSSLEVGVNVLRNACIQAFEVAHVTGADFIRCNVLNGAYVTDQGIIEGRGAELLRDKRYLNSNIKIYADVHVKHAYPLYNVDIEIAAEDLAERGGADAIIVSGPRSPIPPDIQNVIKVKKAVKLPVLIGSGISLSNFRKYCEVADGLIIGESDFKINGEIGGRSNGESYAKLVKECRSISPMV